A window of the Peromyscus leucopus breed LL Stock chromosome 22, UCI_PerLeu_2.1, whole genome shotgun sequence genome harbors these coding sequences:
- the LOC114685129 gene encoding zinc finger protein 709-like gives MESVTFEDVAVKFSMEEWTLLSPSQKKLYRDVMQETFRNLAAVGMEQEDQNFEKDYRCSQRNPKSQMGKNLCEHNEDNQRVENFSWILDTTLYKDNPLRFKPCERHMCRNVLNGHSSLNVPILVQFGHKPYEYQKYAKQLYECKECTNNSSFPQCLPMHRRTETEEKLYESKQCGKTFSDNPSQILERIHASKKPGECKQYRKEFRNNVTERQMVTHKGDSPCKCKKCTKDFAYSTSLFMHSSSHIGEKVYVRKQCNKDFPNPDYLECHEKVHREERPYVCKYCEKTFTRSGSLRCHERIHTGEKPYSCKQCGKAFTTHTSLQCHEKIHTGEKPYECKQCGKSFMLYRYLQRHERIHSGQKPYECKQCGKAFYVHSVLRYHQRIHSGEKPYDCKHCGKAFTHSNYLRCHERIHSEEKPYVCKQCGKAFTTHNSLHHHERTHIGEKPYVCKQCGKAFRTQNSLYHHERTHTGEKPYGCKQCGKAFTLCRSLQRHERIHSGEKSCGCKHCGKLFSCLSEVQRHEQTHTGIKSYICKQCGKAFSKNSYLQYHEKIHSGEKPCVCKQCGKVFTFYSSLQRHERTHNGEKPYVCKPCGKAFTFSSSLQRHERIHSGEKPYICRHCGKAFPSLNQVQRHEQTHSTVKPFVCNQCGKAFTLHSSLRDHERVHSGEKPYICKQCGKAFTYHSSLWYHEKIHSGEKPYTCKQCGKAFLQCSSLQRHERIHSEVKPCAEECEPVN, from the exons GAGTCTGTGACCTTTGAGGATGTGGCGGTAAAGTTCAGTATGGAAGAGTGGACACTGCTGAGTCCTTCTCAAAAGAAGCTCTACAGAGATGTAATGCAGGAAACATTCAGGAACTTGGCTGCCGTAG GAATGGAACAGGAAGACCAGAACTTTGAAAAAGACTACAGATGTTCCCAGAGAAATCCCAA AAgtcaaatgggaaaaaatctttgtGAACATAATGAAGATAATCAACGTGTAGAAAATTTCAGCTGGATTCTAGATACTACTCTATATAAAGATAATCCTCTTAGATTCAAGCCATGTGAAAGGCATATGTGTAGAAATGTTCTCAATGGTCATTCATCCTTAAATGTGCCTATCCTAGTTCAATTTGGACACAAACCATATGAGTATCAGAAATATGCAAAGCAGCTGTATGAATGCAAGGAATGTACAAACAACTCCAGCTTCCCCCAGTGCCTTCCAATGCATAGGAGAACTGAAACTGAAGAGAAACTTTATGAAAGTAAACAATGTGGAAAAACTTTTAGTGATAATCCCTCCCAGATACTTGAAAGAATCCATGCTTCAAAGAAACCAGGTGAATGCAAACAGTATAGGAAAGAATTCAGGAACAATGTTACCGAAAGACAAATGGTAACACACAAGGGTGATAGTCCATGTAAGTGTAAGAAATGTACTAAAGATTTTGCCTATTCCACTTCACTTTTTATGCATTCAAGTTCTCATATTGGAGAGAAGGTATATGTGCGTAAACAATGTAATAAAGACTTCCCTAATCCTGATTACCTTGAATGCCATGAAAAGGTGCATCGTGAAGAAAGACCCTATGTTTGTAAGTACTGTGAGAAAACATTTACTCGTTCTGGTTCCTTGAGATGTCATGAAAggattcatactggagagaaaccatattcatgtaagcaatgtgggaaagcctttactACACACACTTCTCTCCAGTGCCATGAGAAGATTCACACCGGAgaaaaaccttatgaatgtaaacaATGTGGAAAATCTTTCATGCTCTACAGATATTTGCAAAGACATGAACGAATTCACAGTGGacagaaaccctatgaatgtaagcaatgtggtaaagctttttaTGTTCACAGTGTTCTTCGATATCATCAAAGGATCCAcagtggagagaaaccttatgattGTAAGCATTGTGGGAAAGCATTCACTCATTCCAATTATTTGAGATGCCATGAAAGGATTCACAGTGAAGAAAAGCCCTATGTATGTaaacaatgtggtaaagccttcacTACACACAATTCCCTTCATCACCATGAAAGGACTCAcattggagagaaaccctatgtatgtAAGCAATGTGGTAAAGCTTTCAGAACACAGAATTCCCTTTATCATCATGAAAGgacccatactggagagaaaccctatggatGTAAACAATGTGGTAAAGCTTTCACATTGTGCAGGTCCTTACAAAGACATGAACGAATTCATAGTGGGGAGAAATCCTGTGGATGTAAGCACTGTGGGAAACTCTTTTCATGTTTGAGTGAGGTTCAAAGGCATGAACAGACTCACACTGGAATAAAGTCTTATATATGTAaacaatgtgggaaagccttctcTAAAAATAGTTACCTTCAGTATCATGAAAAGATTCATAGTGGAGAGAAACCTTGTGTATGTAAGCAGTGTGGAAAAGTGTTCACTTTTTACAGTTCTCTTCAACGCCATGAAAGAACTCACaatggagagaaaccttatgtaTGTAAGCCATGTGGGAAAGCATTTACTTTTTCCAGTTCCCTTCAGCGTCATGAAAGGATTCacagtggagagaaaccctatatatGTAGGCACTGTGGgaaagcctttccttctttgaatCAGGTTCAGAGACATGAGCAAACACACAGTACAGTTAAACCCTTtgtatgtaatcagtgtggtaaagcctttactCTACATAGTTCCCTTCGGGACCACGAGAGGGTCCATAGTGGAGAGAAACCATATATATGCaagcaatgtggtaaagccttcacTTATCACAGTTCCCTTTGGTACCATGAAAAGATTCAtagtggagagaaaccttatacaTGTAAGCAATGTGGAAAAGCATTCTTGCAGTGCAGTTCCTTGCAAAGACATGAACGAATTCACTCTGAAGTGAAACCCTGTGCAGAAGAGTGTGAACCTGTTAATTAG